From the Schistocerca nitens isolate TAMUIC-IGC-003100 chromosome 10, iqSchNite1.1, whole genome shotgun sequence genome, the window AAACCTcatataaataaattaatacttaaaGTTCATGGCAATTTTTCAACAAGGTGTAATACTTAATACCACCAAAGAGACGTGCAGAGTTTTCTGAAAAACATCCACCAGTAAATCTATGACAAAGCAATCTGCGAGTCACATGAAACAGTAGAGTTCAAACAGTATGTCAGATCATGGAGATACTCAAAAGAAGTAAACACAAGCTGATAAAAAATAGACAGGTGTGACTACAGACGACGTTGCCTATCTTCAGTAATAATGCCTCTCTGCTTTCTGATACACATTTTGACCCTTTAATTTTCACTTGTTGCTGATTTACTAGCACTTCCTCTGTCCTAACACTCGCCACTTGACAAAGAGGATCAAGGACAGGAAAGGAGGACTCAATAGGCAACTGCTGAAATAGCAACTACTGGTGCTGAGATTATGGAGGCTCTAGCAGGAGGACACGGTGAATTTCAGGGTTTGCAAACTGGATGTTATGCTATACGTGAAGAAAGATAAATCTGTAATCAAACTAATGGTTAGTTTGAACAAAACAGTGCTTTAATAGAGTTGGTGCCATTGGCAGTGATGTAACCTTGCCTTCCTCTAATCTTTCAActaacttacctagccagttatgaAAGGATCCAAGTTAAATGCAAACACCAAACCTTAGTGAAAAAAAGGTAAATATGAAATGAGAAAGTTTAAGAAAATACTAATGGATGATATAGGGATGCCAGGTACATGTACCAGTGGCGTGAAATAGTACACACATTGGCTTCAGAATACTTGTTCTGAACAACAAACAATCTGTGAGTTAAAAAGCTAAAATATGGGCATGGGCATGGAATGAAAACAAATGGGGACAAGAAGGATCAGGGACAAGAGTGGTGGAAGAACAAGTTTTGCCAACAAAGTGGTTTATGCATCTAGAAAGTACTGAGGAGCAGAAATAATGAGATTATTGGGACAACATAGCAGACAAACTGCTATATTGGAAACAGAATAAAGCATGGTAGatgaagcaaggagggcataagaAGGAGAAGACCACATGCAGAGACAGAATTTCTTACAAAAACCCCAAGCCCCCGtttaagaaagaaattgtaaaaatatggaaacagcatgagaaatgcgtacctgaagataaatgcagatgctagcctagTCTACAGGCTGCCCTGTTGTATTTGAATACaatggcacctgtgcaatatcctcaataTGTAGGAAGTGTCAGTCAAGGCCAGAACACTATTTTGTATAGTTGTGTGTGTATTATGTCAGAGCTACACAAATTTGAACACATGCAAATTTTTGGTGATCAAATGGGTGTGTTTCTGTAACCGAGGTAACCAAAGCATTCGGTGTTCCGAGAAGCACTGTACCGGAGATTTGTACCGCACACagggaaaatggaaaaacattATCCGCTAAGACACAACGCCAACAATAGTGTGTTCTGAATGGTTGTGACAAACGGTCATCGGAGAGCATTGCAACATAATGTAAGAGGAAGTggttgcaaaagtcactgtaaaactgaatgttgcactcgcgaatcctgtcagcacaaaaacaacgTACAGGGAGCTTCAAAGAGGGAATTGCAGAGTGagatggaatttcaaaaccactcaccACTGATGCAAATGCCCCTAACAGGAAAACATGGCACCAAAGCCGTAAAACCAGGGTTACAGAGCAACAGAATAAAGTAATTTGGTCAGTAGACTGTTttatactgtttccaacttctggccaagctTACATCCCAAGAGTAAAATGTGGCAGGGGTTTGGAGATGATATGGGCAGTCTTGTTCTGATTTTTCATCTGCTCCATGGCTGctgtgcaaggtcacattactgccaacgaCTATGTAACCATTTTGTCTGATCATGTGCATCACATGGTATAATGTTTGTTtctcagtggtgatgctgtgttacaAGATGTCAGGGTCCCTGCTCCCACAGCTTCCATTGTCCAAGACTGTTTTGTGAGCGTGAAAATTAATTTTCACATCTCACCTCAACACCGCAGTCAccagtattactgagcctttgtggtctgctttggagagaagggtgcacgaTCACCATCCACCTAGATCGTCGTTACCTGAAGTTGTGACTAATTTGCAGAAAGAATGGCATAAGATTACTTTAAAAACCCACGCACGAGCTgtatttatttattctgaaataacttatttattcattccgagataAGTGGTAGCCATTTTGAAAGCCAGCGGATTTCCTACACCACATTAATCATTGAAATGTGTTGCATTTTTGGTTTTTCCAATAATTTTCATCCATCCCCTGTATATCTGGAGCACAATACTGAATGAAAGTGAGTTACAGACAGTGGGAATCTGCAGGATAGAAGAGAAGATATCAGCAGCTTTTTTATTTAGCCTCTTGAATTACACAATGCATTTTGTTGTGCGCGCTAATGGGTGCCAGAACACAATCGTATTACTAAAAAATAACTACCCAAATTCTCTAGACCTTTAAactcactgaatatttatggaaACATAAATTTTACTGTGAGAAGTTTCTGATTAAAACTGCTGAATAGTCGTGGGGAGCACTACAGACATAATGGCTCCAGATATGCTGTCCACCTCCCCCTTTTGTCCTCTCCCTACATTTCTTCTTTTGACCTTCCCTATTTCCGCTCCTTATCAAGAGCAAAAGAgataataacaaaaaatttaaatgaaaactatCTGATACTGTTTAAGTTAGTGAAGAAATACTTACAAGTTGATCACATCAGCTCAGTATAAGCTAACATATTCATACAACCTGTGTCAGTCAGATTTTTCTCACAAGTGAGTCTGTGCCGTGAAAACTGTGCAGTAGCAGAACACCAGCAGAAAGGcatatcactcccccccccccccccccctcaaggacAGATAGATCACATCAGGCTAGAATCCCACAGTGCATATCAGTGCTAATACAGCTCATTCTGGCATTATCATCTGTACCTGTAGGTCTCTCCTCTTTGCTGACCCTGGATTTGCAAACCCCACCTGAGAATGTCACATCTACGTCCTTGTGGAATACTAAGACACTTTCTTGTGTTTACCTCGCTTAGTAAAAACACTTACAGATGCgttacaagtattgcaataaacacgTTCATGTTGCACAATGCCATTGGAACCCTTCTTTGTAACTGTAAGATCATGGttatgatgatgatcataatgATCCACCCGCTTAACGTCTGTCGCAGGTGGGGGCGGAAGCATAAACTGATTATTTTGCCGAATACGTGAGACAGTCTTCACAGTTGTCGTTTGGGATCCCGAGGAATTTTCCGGCCAAACACAGTGGACGGTCTTCACAGATGTTGCCTGATTTCGGAAAGAACTTTCCAGCTGATCACGTGGGGCAGTCTCCACAGTTGTCATCTGTGATCCCGAGAAATTTCCCGGTTGAACACATGAAACAGTCTTCACAGTTGTCATCTGGGATCCTGTGAAATTTTCAGTCTTCCCAGTTGCTATTTGGGATCCAGAGGAATTTTCCAGCCGCTCATCAGTAACAGTACTAACAGGTGCAGACTGAAACCCAATCTGATGTTGCGATTGACTGGGTGTGGCATTCCCAAGAACTAGAGTCTGTGGAGTTACTGCTGGTGTGACCATAGGCTGCGATGAACTAGAATTTGGGACACCATTTGAAATCGGTGGTACAAATACAGGAAGTATAAATGTCTCTTGACTGGGAATATTATGGGAACTCATGGGTTGGACTGCCGTCTGGACTGGTGAGGGGTTACTTACAACTGACAACTGGGAAGGTGTCGGAGCCGGTATTGCGTAGCACATTTGTCCATTTATGATCAGAGGAATGCAGAACATTTCACCTCCAGTTTGCTTGGGCATAAAATTGTTCGCAAACCCTGTGTTGGGGGCAGTTGCTGCTGAGTTTACATTATTTTGCACCACATTAGTAGGCAACTGGACAGGAGAGAGAAGAGTTGTGCCCAAGTTTGCATCATTCTGAGAACTCACTGAGAACATCTCTGGCtgcttgtaaatatttttcttcacTGTCAGCTGTTTACCTGCAGAACTGGACGCAGATATGGCAGTATCTTGCAATGCAACAGTGTTATTAGTGCACTGTGGGTTCACTGAATTCATCACTGGTTGTGTGTATACAGCTTTCTCCATTCTAATCTGGTTGCTAGACAAGTTTCCCGCATTAAATGCTTCTTGCTTCTGTCGTTCTCCATTATTCAACGGTGACGGGCAAGGTTGTACTTCACTGTCTTCTTCGTGGAACGACCCGACAACTTCAGTGATGACAGGTGCAAATGGTGGAGGCGAATCGTGAAGTGCATTTGTTGGAGATTCAGTCTGCGAATCATCAGTTATCGAGTTTCCATTCGCACGGGCCATCGATGATGGGGGAGACAATACGTAAGGGCTCGTACGACACAGAATGTGTGGCACTCGCGATGCTGCACCTCGAGAAAATACCTTTGCCGTAGATGGATTGCGTACTTTCACATTTCGCTTCAACAAATTTGACTCTGTGTTTTCTAGAAGATCCTTTGCGCTTTGCAGTAATTGCTCTGACCTGTAATGAGCAACGGAGTGTTTGTTCAAGTCTGTCTTCTGATAGAAAGCCCTGGGGCATTGTTTACAGACATACGGTTTGTACCCCGAATGAATCCtcttgtgtatcttcagagaataAGCGGAGGTAAACATCTTGAAGCACAGAACACAGCTGTATGGCTTTTCTCCAGAGTGGGTGCGCATATGCCTCTTGAGATTGGAAGCCAAGGTGTCCGTCTTCAAGCACACCCTGCAGATGAACGGCTTTCTCCTCGGCGGGTGAGACCTCACGTGTTTGCTCACTTCTGCAGTGCAGGAGAAGGACATGGAGCAACTGCTGCAGCCATACACATCCTGCACCACACTCTCGATAACAGTCGGCTGGGGAGGAGCTACAGAAACAATGAGTGGATTGCCACCATCGTCCTGTGCATTATACCTGAAAAGAGAGGACCCATTGtgaaaaatacaaacatttcaaagagTAAGTCTGCAGGCTATCAAAGctcatgtcaaaatggttcaaatggctccgagcactatgggacttaacttctaaggtcatcagtcccctagaacttagaactaattaaacctaactaacataaggacagcacacacatgcatgcccaacataggattcgaacctgcgaccgtagcggtcgcacagttccatctgtagcgcctagaaccgctcggccaccccggccggcaaagctgATGTCATTGAAAGTATAACTTTCTAGATTTTTTAGGCTGCATCACTCTTCTTCAAAGTTCTTCGTCACAATTGACACTTCATCCCCTCTGCTAGGATCTCACTCAGAGACCTTGTGGTGTCCACCGTCAGCTGAACGTTGTGCAAGACCAGTGtcacactcatttacaaaagggaatttTCCTGCACTTGTTCTGAAGAAGTGGAGTTATTGAGGGCAATTTTTTAGGCTGCTATTGGCAGGCCATCATCATCAGACAAGTATAGCACGAACACTACAATGTGGCAGTATTATGCTGGGACGTGTTTCAGACTACGGTTGGGTAATATACCGGTAGAAGTCAGGCCTGCACTACCACGTTTACAACACTGCCAACCTTAGCAAGTATTTGTGCCACAGTCATTACCAAATGATTTGTGTACTCAGCTTTACTTTGTGCTATGTGGTACTCACTGTTTCCTTTTCTAATTTTGAAACGAGTGTCGAGGTTAATCCTGGTTCATCACAGGGTTTTAATATGATTCCCACGACAGCAGAAGTGGTTGGCAATCCCTATGACTGTGCATAAGTCATGCTTTTGCAGAATGGGGTTGAGGAAGGCAGGATTTCTTCCCCTGCACCTCTCCTTCCTCTCAGGTGGTCTAAGTTTCCATTTGTCTATGCTCACGGCTGAATGACACATTAAAGTGTCCCACATTTTAGCGATGAAAGGCAGAGAAAGGGAAGTGGAGTGTTTACCAAAATATTACCATTGTGCCGCACAAGCTGGCTTCTGGTAATTATTTGTATTCCTCACACATTTAAAACTGAGACTGAAAACTGCAGTAGCGCAGCAAGAGGACTGCAGCTACAATGTGTATTTCAACAACATACGAATGGTAGCCAAAGCAGGTAACCTCTACAGATAGTGTGTGAGAAGCGGTTGATacttggaaaaaaagaaagaaaaaagaaagaaatgatccaCAGAGATGATGACTATAGGCTTCCAGCTTCATGCTTTCCCACTGTCCAAGAAGCAAGGAATACTGACACCTCCAAGGCAacaataatatgttggtaaacgTTTCTCCTCTCTTTTTCTGCCAGATGACAATGGTCCACCAATATAGCAAGCTGTAAAATTTTACCCAATAACTCTTGCTTTTCAGAAAAGTGCAAGAAAGCTCCCTTTTCTAAGTGAACGTGAAATTGTTCCTATATTATGTTCAGCTTACAGGTGACACCAGAGTAGTCCTGAATGACATCTCAGGAGAGGGGTTGAAACAACTTATGAAGAAGAAatctgaagaggaattgacatggCCTAGCAAactagaagattttaccttcatgCTCAAAGACTGTCATAACATAAATGATCACAAATTGCCAAATGCAGACGGAGTTGTCATTCAGTCAGGTTCAGTCTTTTCATATCAATAAActctattctacattattttatggATTTATTTCTTCATTATGGGTGGATAGCCTCTATGAAttattcaatacaattttccacttCTGGCTTTTACTGCACTATTTTAACATCAGCTTATGCGCCACTGTCAAGCATAAGATTCGATGTCATATTTGGGCATGGAAGTAGCCTGAAAATGCTGAAATATGACATAACATTCAAtagtttttaaatatctttggaaAATGACGATTTGGCACAATATCTGCATGTCACTTTATTAATAAAACTACCAATTTCAGTCAACCAACAGACCATTCTCAGGCACATACATGCAATTCAAAAGACCATAACTAGGCAATTATTACAAACAAAAATCAATCAGCATATATCCATAAAACATTTGTCACGTAACCTATACTTATTTACAGGGCACGTGTCAAACGATGATGATTTGTATCTAGATAAATATTATACATTAATTGCATAAAAATTTCAGAATGCAGGGAAGTTCCCAATTTATCTATTAATCAATATATTAAAGGACTAAAGTGGTATACATTACCTGATCAAGATTATCACGACACTTTAACCTGGAGTGTGTCCACGATTTGCCTTTACGAGGGCTCGAATGCTGCTGGaggcactttcagtgaggtgtctgaatgtctctggagcAATGtaagtccattcttcctcaagagccaaagcgAGAGAAGATAGTGAGGTCAGATGCCAGGCTCCTGACCAAAGTCGATGTTCTTACTCGTACTGACTGTGCTCCacggattcaggtcacgactctgtgccaGACAGTCCAtcgcaggaatgttactgtccacctcacagatactgctttatggtGCGATCATTGTTATGCTAATACAGTCAGTCATTGTTCCCAAACTGCTCCTCGACTGCACGCAGTGAACAATGCTGTAAAATACGTTAATATCCTTcttcatttagcattttcttaactgTGATAAGGGACAGCAGCCTAAACATGAAAAATAAACCATTACATCACCTCCTCCATACTTTACTGTCGGTATTACGCATGacagcaggtaacgttctccaagcattcaccaACCCCGGACACTTTTACTCATTTGCCGTAAGTACAGTGTGATTCATAACTCCGAGTCATTTATTTCCAGTCATTCGCTGTCCAGTGGTGTTGCTCTTTAGATAACCTCAaatgtcacttagcactgactacaaaaatttgtggcttatgagaagcttctcAAACATTGTATCCATTCTTTGTAACTCcccatgcacagtcattgtgctaactggactacTGGCAGCACAGGTGataccttctgctgatttcatacaGTGTTTTACAATCACCCTCGACAATGCTCGACAGTCCTTGTCCGCAAGTATATGAAGTCTGCCCGGTTTCGGTTGAGCTGCGGTTGTTCTTTCATTTCCCGCTCTGCGATCACACCGTCGGCACACGTTTTTTGGGAGGTTCACGAGGATTGAAATGCCCCTcatagatttgttactcaggcgacatTCGTGGACTAGTCCACATTaaaaatcactgagctctcctgattcATCCATTCCGTACAGTTTCTCTACTGCCAACACAATTTTTATATTGGCAAGCCCCACTCTCATGACACCTAGTGGTCGATTTTGCATTACATaatagtgtccagatacttttgatcagataatgtgctGCATTATGCAGGAGTAATCTTTAATGCTGCTACAATTAATCAGAAAAAACGTGTTTAATCTCATTAGGCACAAAGAGGTGACTTTGGGCAACAAATTAAAAGCAGTGGATGAACTGTGATACATACAGTGGCATGTAAGAACATCGGTCATGAGCAGTTACAGAATGGCAAGATACCCTGTAAAAGCCGCTGGGATTCAGTAACCGTGAAGCTGTGGAACTGCCAATACCGTGCTTTCAACCAAAAACACATTTtattaaaacttttatccattctggatttggaacactgtgactgtcttgttaaaggtttcaggaattactgcagccAATCGCCATTTTTTCTTCAATTCTTTATCTATTCGTGACCATCTTCGAACTGCCTAGCGATTCATCgtcagatgatacaatttagtttggagtattgtgggggcCGTGCATCTGTGGCAAATACAGAGATGAAAAAGTGAGCACTGCATGTGCAAAGAATATTATGATTGTAagattgtgggaattagtgaagttcggtggcaggaggaacaagacttttggtcaggtgattacagggttataaatacaaaatcaaataggggtaatgcaggagtaggtttaataatgaataaaaaaataggagtccgggttagctactacaaacagcatagtgaacgcattattgtggccaagatagacacgaagcccacgcccactacagtagtacaagtttatatgccaactagctctgcagatgatgaagaaattgatgaaatgtatgatgagataaaagaaattattcaggtagtgaagggagacgaaaatttaatagtcacgggtgactggaattcgtcagtaggaaaagggagagaaggaaacatagtaggtgaatatagattggggggaagaaatgaaagaggaagccgccttgtagaattttgcacagagcataacttaatcatagctaacacttggttcaagaatcataaaagaaggttgtatacctggaagaatcctggagatactaataggtatcagatagattatataatggtaagacagagatttaggaaccaggttttaaattgtaagacatttccaggggcagatgtggattctgaccacaatctattggttatgaactgcagattgaaactgaagaaactgcaaaaaggtgggaatttaaggagatgggacctggataaactgaaagaaccagaggttgtacagagtttcatggagagcataagggaacaattgacaggaatgggggaaagaaatacagtagaagaagaatgggtagctctgagggatgaagtagtgaaggcagcagaggatcaactaggtaaaaagacgagggctaatagaaatccttgggtaacagaagaaatattgaatttaactgatgaaaggagaaaatataaaaatgcagtaaatgaagcaggcaaaagggaatacaaacgtctcaaaaatgagatcgacagaaagtgcaaaatggctaagcagggatggctagaggacaaatgtaaggatgtagaggcttgtctcactaggggtaagatagatactgcctacaggaaaattaaagagacctttggagagaagagaaccacttgtatgaatatcaagagctcagatggcaacccagttctaagcaaagaagggaaggcagaaaggtggaaggagtatatagagagtttatacaagggcgatgtacttgaggacaatattatggaaatggaagaggatgtagatgaagatgaaatgggagataagatactgcgtgaagagtttgacagagcactgaaagacctgagtcgaaacaaggccctgggagtagacaacattccattagaactactgatggccttgggagagccagtcatgacaaaactctaccatctggtgagcaagatgtatgagacaggcgaaatacccacagacttcaagaagaatataataattccaataccaaagaaagcaggtgttgacagatgtgaaaattaccgaactatcagtttaataagtcacagctgcaaaatactaacgcgaattctttacagacgaatggaaaaactagtagaagccgacctcggggaagatcagtttggattccgtagaaatgttggaacacgtgaggcaatactaaccttacgacttatcttagaagaaagattaagaaaaggcaaacctacgtttctagcatttgtagacttagagaaagcttttgacaacgttaactggaatactctctttcaaattctgaaggtggcaggggtaaaatacagggagcgaaaggctatttacaatttgtgcagaaaccagatggcagttataagagtcgagggacatgaaagggaagcagcggttgggaagggagtgagacagggttgtagcctctccccgatgttattcaatctgtatattgagcaagcagtaaaggaaacaaaagaaaaattcggagtaggtattaaaattcatggagaagaagtaaaaactttgaggtttgccgatgacattgtaattctgtcagagacagcaaaggacttggaagagcagttgaacggaatggacagtgtcttgaaaggaagatataagatgaacatcaacaaaagcaaaatgaggataatggaatgtagtcaaattaaatcgggtgatgctgaggggattagattaggaaatgagacacttaaagtagtaaaggagttttgctatttagggagtaaaataactgatgacggtcgaagtagagaggatataaaatgtagactggcaatggcaaggaaagcgtttctgaagaagagaaatttgttaacatcgagtatagatttaagtgtcaggaagtcgtttctgaaagtatttgtatggagtgtagccatgtatggaagtgaaacatggacgataaccagtttggacaagaagagaatagaagctttcgaaatgtggtgctacagaagaatgctgaagataaggtgggtagatcacgtaactaatgaggaggtattgaataggattggggagaagagaagtttgtggcacaacttgactagaagaagggatcggttggtaggacatgttttgaggcatcaaggggtcacaagtttagcattggagggcagcgtggagggtaaaaatcgtagagggagaccaagagatcaatacactaagcagattcagaaggatgtaggttgcagtaggtactgggagatgaagaagcttgctcaggatagagtagcatggagagctgcatcaaaccagtctcaggactgaagaccacaacaacaacaacaacaagattaatttgatggtattactGTTTTTATTCCTGCGGCAGgcactgctctggaaaacataatgtgtGCTTACCACTATCGTTAAATATCCAGTGAAACAGGCACTTTTCCACCGATGGCAACTCCCAcatactttacaaaatataaacgaACCAACGAGTGTGGCCGTTGTTGTctccaaagagttttgtggagACAGAGAATTTTCTTTgctcatttttcgttttgtgtggcattcgtaataaaatatatatttactaCATTACCTtctttataaaaaatattattactATGTTTTTACACTGCAAAATTTTCTTATGGTATTTACAAAATCTACAACAAAGTGTTTAGGACAATATTTCTGGTAGTGAAGTtatgtgtagtagccaccagaaagatcgcgggaggcgcacattggcacggcgcgtcacggacggtagttgccgcaagtagagtcccgtccaccagagggcacgtgagaattcggacgcgacctctgccggcatgacaacaacaacaacaacaacaactccggcagcacgggccgtgcccagtcagttaacatcgggtatgcctaggacacagtcccggtctacgctaagtgaagtgcgacgtaaacgtgaacagtgttactacacaattggcgacgagtagggtcgttctttcgcgtgttgcgtcgttgttccggtttcgcagcttctccacggcatggaggatttggtgcgagttttggttgcgaagcagacggaactcatggccaccatgaaacaagtgtttccggcgttgctctccacgccgtctgctccggtgccgttccctcctccctttcccccgtatgacgagacggcggaggattgggacgcatatgaacatcaccttcggcagcatttccaggcgtttcatgttgccgatgcggaggtatgtcgtgctctcttcttgtcttggatatctccctcgctgtatcaagttttgcggcagctagcgccgttgcaggaaccctcgtccttgtctttggTGTATTGTGTtccttgctgtcttcatattatcgccgccgcacgcatgttgtggcagctagggtcgagttctatcaatgcaagaaacagccccatcagtcttaccgggcgtgggccgctaccctgcacggtcttagtcgcaagtgtcattttgtcacggagcagtcgcgagagtcgtacgcccacgttatggtacgcgacatcattgttcgttcggcccctgatagggaggtccggcaacgggccctgcagttagaaaacccttccctcgaggaagtcctgtccattgctcaatcgtatgaagtctctcacgcagcaggtcaacagctggaagcgtggtgcgacgtcgcggcggttcagggcggcgcggccgcgtccactgtgtcaggggtggacgacgtgcaagcggtacaatccggccgttacggccgctcccgcacggcgcgtaaacagaattccggccaccggcccctgttgccgtcctgtgcgtcgtgctatatacatcatgatcggtcagagtgcccccagcgttgggccgtttgtcgcaaatgtaatagaaaaggtcacattgctaaagtttgccgctcagcctcaaaagaatcgaaagaagcaggtacagaggacatggacgttgacattcagaaagtttcatcgggccaggctcccgacgcatcggcacgcaaactctttatcgaggtgtcggttcggtcgcgccggttacaactgcaagtcgatacgggcgcggcagtttcgttgttgaatgcacaaacttattccgaccttggatcgcccacGTTGgagccagtttaccggcgtctacgcagttatggtaaacagttcattcccctactgggtcaattcactaccgacgtgacttacaaataagtcactcggcctattacttttattgttgtcagtgatgcgagctcagctaacctttttggcctggatgcctttcaagctttcggtttttctatcgctgacaccatacagttggtctccgaagacgttccctatcaatcattggaatctttgatctccgactttccagatatttttgaggagggcctggggcgtgtttcagattctgaagctcacttaacgttgaaggcgtcggctcacccgcgttttctacgcgcgaggcagatccccttggctctccgccctcaggtaaagga encodes:
- the LOC126210203 gene encoding uncharacterized protein LOC126210203, translating into MEEEEVVLGLIPAADWVENRPLEEGGEIELAAAKKLQHCLEADQLMEIKPKKEKEDIEEITLDSEEEEPAEQTGNGLRKFFARFKEVEEIETTEEKHHIEAPILFSAGEEDEEMKVKQEEELQIEASNDFPEAQEDEEVNMCEEEGPHIEAVTVFSDSDEDENIHVKEEEELQIEAVTVYSDTEGSEEDCVSGKKVQRYNAQDDGGNPLIVSVAPPQPTVIESVVQDVYGCSSCSMSFSCTAEVSKHVRSHPPRRKPFICRVCLKTDTLASNLKRHMRTHSGEKPYSCVLCFKMFTSAYSLKIHKRIHSGYKPYVCKQCPRAFYQKTDLNKHSVAHYRSEQLLQSAKDLLENTESNLLKRNVKVRNPSTAKVFSRGAASRVPHILCRTSPYVLSPPSSMARANGNSITDDSQTESPTNALHDSPPPFAPVITEVVGSFHEEDSEVQPCPSPLNNGERQKQEAFNAGNLSSNQIRMEKAVYTQPVMNSVNPQCTNNTVALQDTAISASSSAGKQLTVKKNIYKQPEMFSVSSQNDANLGTTLLSPVQLPTNVVQNNVNSAATAPNTGFANNFMPKQTGGEMFCIPLIINGQMCYAIPAPTPSQLSVVSNPSPVQTAVQPMSSHNIPSQETFILPVFVPPISNGVPNSSSSQPMVTPAVTPQTLVLGNATPSQSQHQIGFQSAPVSTVTDERLENSSGSQIATGKTENFTGSQMTTVKTVSCVQPGNFSGSQMTTVETAPRDQLESSFRNQATSVKTVHCVWPENSSGSQTTTVKTVSRIRQNNQFMLPPPPATDVKRVDHYDHHHNHDLTVTKKGSNGIVQHERVYCNTCNASVSVFTKRGKHKKVS